Below is a window of Plasmodium brasilianum strain Bolivian I chromosome 14, whole genome shotgun sequence DNA.
ctatttttattttctgatttataatattcttcaAATGATTCAATAAATTTACTGAAGTTATCATATAATTTCATAGAGGTTTTTTCTAAGGGTGGCCAATAacctttatttaatattttaactgaaaaaaaattttttacataatttgaatttagctcatttttattagtaGTATATTTTCTATCAATATAATCCCAAAATTGATTATTaagcatattattattcataatatcTTGAATCATGCCACCTAATTTTGACGTATATTGAGATCCGCACAAATAATACAAACTTtcaatgaattttttttcaatatttaatgatatatatatgttgttaATCAATCTGTTCGCTAAATATATCCTATagtattcaaaaaaattttccttattatttgtataattaaatatttcaacgATATctgctatttttttcattatggAGATTGTTTCGGAGTCATTTTCGTTAGTAACTAAGTTATCCCTATCTATCTGATCCTTAATCAAGTTATTTGTAATGTTGGACGCAGTTTCACTTGTACTCGTATGAGCAATAATTTCTAAGGAttcattttcaatttttctcttcttaGTATCATAAgtgatattattatttgataagttttcatcatatttttgattttcgtcctttcttaatatattgtCTGCATACAGAACTAATAGTTTTACTGTACTGAAATATTGATCTTCATGCTCTACAAAACTTTCAAAGTAGTCTTTTAAACATTCCTTAAAATGATGATCTATGGAACTATTAGATATACTAAAAAAGGACaatttaaatacattatCATAATGATTGTGTAATTTAATGAGCTGATCTATATATTCGCACAAGATGTACTCCTCTTTTTGTccaattatattattatttatgttggATTCgcaaacatttttttcattaattttcgtggtatttatatttttggacATATccacatatttttcttttaaattattacctTCAGTTTTTACATATTCCCCTATGATTCTTTTTAAACCTTCTATAGCTTCAGtaaaataggaaaataaaatgtacgtTCTTCTTAAGCAAcgtaaattattatttttcaataaatcaaaaatgTTCTTCTTATTACTTAATAAGAAAtctaatttttcatatattaaaattcttACGATAATATTTGTTACTTTTTCACATGtttcttcatttaaatttaatgatttatttttttgaaattctttttcaattgaattttcaattaaaataatataatcatcaaaatttaatttacttATCCAATTTtctccttcttttttataataagaatCTATATTTTCTAACACCTTCTTTTCTATATCATgttcatacattttttcattgcTCTCTTTGTCTAA
It encodes the following:
- a CDS encoding cullin-1; the protein is MDIANLNFESGWKIIKEEAIEKIEKYLENDNIEKNENLFSAKEYTRLYTVVYNMCAKKNPFCYSKEVYRKYGESLSIYAVDKIKPLLKDKSEIKKTKFLIDAWFKYSFYTNWMNKFLRYLDRYYVEYNSSLCLSAYTKNIFKMTLFNDLRGCIQNIIYEIYDNLRKDENEEEKKLFCDLVLLYKELDKESNEKMYEHDIEKKVLENIDSYYKKEGENWISKLNFDDYIILIENSIEKEFQKNKSLNLNEETCEKVTNIIVRILIYEKLDFLLSNKKNIFDLLKNNNLRCLRRTYILFSYFTEAIEGLKRIIGEYVKTEGNNLKEKYVDMSKNINTTKINEKNVCESNINNNIIGQKEEYILCEYIDQLIKLHNHYDNVFKLSFFSISNSSIDHHFKECLKDYFESFVEHEDQYFSTVKLLVLYADNILRKDENQKYDENLSNNNITYDTKKRKIENESLEIIAHTSTSETASNITNNLIKDQIDRDNLVTNENDSETISIMKKIADIVEIFNYTNNKENFFEYYRIYLANRLINNIYISLNIEKKFIESLYYLCGSQYTSKLGGMIQDIMNNNMLNNQFWDYIDRKYTTNKNELNSNYVKNFFSVKILNKGYWPPLEKTSMKLYDNFSKFIESFEEYYKSENKNRKLEWVYELSEVILEYPFNDTLYYLYCNVVNAQILLLFNKYKYINYDIVKNELQLDLKTFTNNMFSCLFYFKIIQSTDDIVDWISSSFYINKNFSYIRNKVYIKKAAASLSKEHEQTKEDRTMAIEAAIVRVMKIHKKLFYDQIFDYVKKSLPTFSPTNQVIEKKIDLLVEREYIQKEENSQVYVYIP